A genomic window from Aethina tumida isolate Nest 87 chromosome 4, icAetTumi1.1, whole genome shotgun sequence includes:
- the LOC109594211 gene encoding tectonin beta-propeller repeat-containing protein-like isoform X2, whose protein sequence is MWLPIEGFCSRLLPTDRFRYSNADGTVNRSIDKITLPSMAWQWEGKWKIELTLDGQPLDHDGWTYAVDFPAQYYPKKQWKSCVRRRLWTRSRRYSAMNTWCAIAPLHQDATSEPFIDVSIGGQRVAGAAPGTMLVWAVTSHNRVMFRTGVSEKSPEGARWNHIQTPIGCEVNQISVGPSGLVWAAVLDGRALVRTGVTRDNLQGDNWVEVRSPGENLRLSQISVGTCAVWAITHDKQVWFRKGIKGEGAGVSEEMAAGCGWVQMVGRMAQISTAANDQVFAVGADDRLVYHRTGVCSEDLTGKRWRALHAPLQVSRASSNASLNRDKFHRSLNTLQSRPSSMIEQSNISELEEQSHSAPLGPTSLPVGDLASKFETQPRHPKTWSPVQSVGSIVGTEAHPECDESVWSESSRDSCIFTEDEELGWAEYEAPWSWVEAGACTVDSLQLPNWFADSGSGNGHLELEQSWRVKILEELKNSAMKINAYTHYEQAIDTTSWKHCGEARVSLGNGPFIDCIIQLEWVQTTGTLTVLNVDGGATAIISLTLGDVNCVQLCSEPGSPRLAVYVARNNPSYIRFQFASDTQLEEWQAHFATTCGKIHQVVGKPSEESVWAISQLGDVFMWDPTEIESNQLREDECYMQKWDLSGKESPYKVKLHTGCIPGTKITLTGCVGDDADRLAFNLDAESTYKHRHKNHTELENTVFHFNPRFNHGYVVRNSLIEGKWGAEEIDGPMPFQKGQEFKLCIETTEDAFVVYVDDKKFTLFRHRLPPHSASYFSFWGKLQPFRLVIYCPEIILNPTDMYWRQIGGHLRRVETCKVGVTWGVGYDHTPWVYTGGWGGGFLGTLDSQNVHPMTDTQDYKVYENQRWNPVTGYTSAGLPTDRYMWSDSTGKQKRTREQVKLLSMRWQWLSDWMTDFHVPGGVDSDGWQYAVDFPASYHANKQFTDYVRRRRWYRRCAVATTGPWQELGHTKLLDLCLEPVEDFADTKIALWALASGGQAVVRVGVSKSNPMGHVWEHVTSDQALCSISCGPYKQVWAVGRKGCAFYRLGITDDKLEGEAWKCIEPPSGAQLKQISVNSIGVWAVDHHGRLYVRKEINQTFPEGSHWQLISIDPPVLSAAPNSTGFKHVSVGKKEVWAVTNGGAMVRRLGICATNPAGSGWDIGISGNWQQVSVKAFN, encoded by the exons AT GTGGTTACCAATTGAAGGATTTTGCAGCAGACTTTTACCAACTGATAGATTCAGATATTCTAATGCTGATGGAACAGTAAATAGATCCattgataaaataactttacCATCTATGGCATGGCAATGGGAAGGCAAATGGAAAATTGAACTGACCCTAGATGGACAACCTTTGGATCATGATGGTTGGACTTATGCAGTTGATTTCCCTGCCCAATATTACCCAAAGAAACAATGGAAAAGTTGTGTTAGGAGGAGATTATGGACTAGGTCCAGGAGATACAGTGCAATGAATACATGGTGTGCTATTGCACCACTACATCAAGATGCTACAAGT GAACCATTTATTGATGTTTCCATAGGAGGTCAAAGGGTTGCAGGAGCTGCTCCTGGAACTATGCTAGTTTGGGCTGTAACATCTCATAACAGG GTGATGTTCCGTACGGGTGTGTCAGAAAAATCACCTGAGGGTGCCAGATGGAACCACATTCAAACACCAATTGGCTGCGAAGTAAATCAAATAAGTGTAGGCCCCAGTGGTTTGGTGTGGGCAGCCGTGTTGGACGGAAGAGCGCTGGTTAGAACGGGGGTTACCAGAGACAACTTGCAAGGCGATAACTGGGTAGAAGTCCGAAGTCCCGGTGAAAATCTTCGACTGTCCCAGATATCAGTCGGTACTTGTGCCGTGTGGGCAATTACCCACGACAAACAAGTCTGGTTTCG aAAGGGAATAAAAGGCGAAGGCGCCGGTGTTAGCGAAGAAATGGCTGCCGGTTGTGGTTGGGTACAGATGGTGGGCCGAATGGCACAAATCTCAACCGCCGCCAACGATCAGGTCTTCGCTGTCGGAGCCGATGACCGTCTAGTTTACCATCGCACCGGAGTCTGTTCCGAGGACTTGACCGGAAAAAGATGGAGGGCATTACACGCCCCCTTACAAGTCAGCAGGGCTAGTAGCAACGCTAGTTTGAATAGAGATAAGTTCCACCGCAGCTTGAATACCTTG caAAGCAGGCCGAGCAGCATGATTGAACAGTCGAACATATCAGAGCTTGAAGAACAGTCGCATTCGGCTCCGCTTGGGCCCACGTCTTTGCCAGTAGGTGACCTCGCCTCCAAATTCGAAACACAACCTAGACATCCAAAAACCTGGAGCCCAGTTCAGTCCGTCGGTTCGATTGTTGGTACCGAAGCTCATCCTGAGTGTGACGAGAGTGTTTGGAGTGAGTCTAGCAGAGATTCGTGTATCTTTACCGAGGACGAAGAATTAG gtTGGGCGGAATACGAAGCTCCCTGGTCCTGGGTGGAAGCTGGAGCGTGTACAGTCGACTCCTTACAGTTGCCAAACTGGTTCGCCGATTCTGGTTCAGGAAACGGTCACTTAGAGTTGGAACAATCTTGGCGGGTTAAAATACTGGAAGAACTTAAGAACAG TGCGATGAAAATCAACGCATACACACATTACGAGCAAGCCATTGACACCACCTCCTGGAAGCATTGTGGTGAAGCAAGAGTTAGTTTAGGGAATGGCCCATTTATTGACTGCATTATACAACTTGAATGGGTCCAGACCACTGGGACTTTAACCGTATTAAACGTAGATGGAGGAGCTACTGCAATA ATATCTTTAACACTGGGGGATGTAAATTGTGTACAATTATGTAGCGAACCCGGCAGTCCCCGATTGGCTGTATACGTAGCTAGAAACAACCCTTCTTATATTAGGTTTCAATTCGCCAGTGATACTCAACTAGAAGAGTGGCAAGCGCATTTCGCAACGACCTGTGGAAAAATACATCAAGTAGTGGGTAAACCTAGTGAAGAAAGCGTCTGGGCTATTTCTCAGCTAGGCGACGTTTTTATGTGGGATCCGACAGAAATTGAGTCGAATCAGCTTCGAGAAGATGAGTGTTATATGCAAAAATGGGACTTAAGCGGCAAGGAAAGCCCCTACAAAGTTAAATTACATACTGGTTGTATTCCAGGCACAAAAATTACTCTCACAGGATGTGTTGGAGATGATGCTGATAGATTAG CTTTTAATTTGGACGCGGAATCCACGTATAAACATCGTCATAAGAACCACACTGAATTGGAAAACACTGTTTTCCATTTCAATCCACGATTTAATCATGGTTATGTTGTTAGAAATTCATTAATAGAGGGAAAATGGGGCGCGGAAGAAATTGATGGTCCAATGCCTTTCCAAAAag gtCAAGAATTTAAACTGTGCATAGAAACCACAGAAGATGCCTTCGTAGTATACGTAGACGATAAAAAGTTCACATTATTCCGCCATCGTTTACCACCACATTCTGCCTCATATTTTAGCTTTTGGGGTAAACTCCAACCTTTCAGACTAGTCATATATTGCCCAGAAATCATACTTAATCCAACCGACATGTATTGGAGACAAATAGGTGGTCACTTGAGGAGAGTAGAAACGTGTAAGGTTGGTGTTACTTGGGGAGTGGGATACGATCACACTCCTTGGGTGTACACTGGCGGTTGGGGTGGAGGATTTTTAGGTACGTTGGATAGTCAAAACGTCCATCCGATGACTGATACTCAGGATTATAAAGTATATGAAAACCAAAGATGGAATCCTGTAACTGGCTATACATCTGCAG ggTTACCAACTGACAGATATATGTGGAGTGACTCAACAGGCAAACAGAAACGCACTCGGGAGCAAGTCAAACTGTTGTCCATGCGATGGCAGTGGCTTTCCGATTGGATGACTGATTTTCACGTACCGGGAGGTGTGGACAGTGATGGGTGGCAGTACGCAGTAGATTTTCCCGCAAGTTATCATGCCAACAAACAATTCACAGACTATGTAAGGCGACGTAGGTGGTACAGGAGATGTGCGGTTGCTACTACAGGTCCTTGGCAAGAGTTGGGACATACAAAACTTTTGGACTTATGTCTGGAACCTGTGGAAGACTTTGCTGATACCAAAATAGCTTTATGGGCTCTAGCGTCCGGCGGACAGGCTGTGGTGCGGGTGGGTGTGAGCAAAAGCAATCCGATG GGACATGTTTGGGAACACGTGACTTCAGATCAAGCACTTTGCAGCATTAGTTGTGGACCCTACAAGCAAGTATGGGCCGTTGGTAGAAAGGGTTGTGCCTTCTATCGTTTAGGTATAACCGATGATAAACTTGAAGGAGAGGCATGGAAGTGCATTGAGCCTCCTAGCGGTGCTCaacttaaacaaatttcagttAACAGTATTGGCGTGTGGGCGGTCGATCATCATGGCAGGTTGTACGTTAGGAAAGAGATCAATCAGACATTCCCTGAAGGTTCCCATTGGCAATTAATCAGTATTGATCCACCCGTATTGA GCGCGGCCCCCAATTCTACTGGATTTAAGCATGTTAGTGTAGGCAAAAAAGAAGTTTGGGCAGTCACGAATGGTGGAGCCATGGTTAGACGCCTTGGAATTTGTGCTACAAATCCTGCTGGTTCTGGTTGGGACATAGGTATATCA GGAAATTGGCAGCAAGTGAGTGTCAAggcctttaattaa
- the LOC109594211 gene encoding tectonin beta-propeller repeat-containing protein-like isoform X1 — MPSSLLFGINNEGRVHTLSTTGSMWREVPYAGQEFKKLSGVPHFLWALGGDHQIYVYVHGLDIPIRVVEESYENERWLPIEGFCSRLLPTDRFRYSNADGTVNRSIDKITLPSMAWQWEGKWKIELTLDGQPLDHDGWTYAVDFPAQYYPKKQWKSCVRRRLWTRSRRYSAMNTWCAIAPLHQDATSEPFIDVSIGGQRVAGAAPGTMLVWAVTSHNRVMFRTGVSEKSPEGARWNHIQTPIGCEVNQISVGPSGLVWAAVLDGRALVRTGVTRDNLQGDNWVEVRSPGENLRLSQISVGTCAVWAITHDKQVWFRKGIKGEGAGVSEEMAAGCGWVQMVGRMAQISTAANDQVFAVGADDRLVYHRTGVCSEDLTGKRWRALHAPLQVSRASSNASLNRDKFHRSLNTLQSRPSSMIEQSNISELEEQSHSAPLGPTSLPVGDLASKFETQPRHPKTWSPVQSVGSIVGTEAHPECDESVWSESSRDSCIFTEDEELGWAEYEAPWSWVEAGACTVDSLQLPNWFADSGSGNGHLELEQSWRVKILEELKNSAMKINAYTHYEQAIDTTSWKHCGEARVSLGNGPFIDCIIQLEWVQTTGTLTVLNVDGGATAIISLTLGDVNCVQLCSEPGSPRLAVYVARNNPSYIRFQFASDTQLEEWQAHFATTCGKIHQVVGKPSEESVWAISQLGDVFMWDPTEIESNQLREDECYMQKWDLSGKESPYKVKLHTGCIPGTKITLTGCVGDDADRLAFNLDAESTYKHRHKNHTELENTVFHFNPRFNHGYVVRNSLIEGKWGAEEIDGPMPFQKGQEFKLCIETTEDAFVVYVDDKKFTLFRHRLPPHSASYFSFWGKLQPFRLVIYCPEIILNPTDMYWRQIGGHLRRVETCKVGVTWGVGYDHTPWVYTGGWGGGFLGTLDSQNVHPMTDTQDYKVYENQRWNPVTGYTSAGLPTDRYMWSDSTGKQKRTREQVKLLSMRWQWLSDWMTDFHVPGGVDSDGWQYAVDFPASYHANKQFTDYVRRRRWYRRCAVATTGPWQELGHTKLLDLCLEPVEDFADTKIALWALASGGQAVVRVGVSKSNPMGHVWEHVTSDQALCSISCGPYKQVWAVGRKGCAFYRLGITDDKLEGEAWKCIEPPSGAQLKQISVNSIGVWAVDHHGRLYVRKEINQTFPEGSHWQLISIDPPVLSAAPNSTGFKHVSVGKKEVWAVTNGGAMVRRLGICATNPAGSGWDIGISGNWQQVSVKAFN; from the exons ATGCCTAGTTCATTGCTGTTTGGTATTAACAATGAAGGGAGGGTGCACACTTTGTCCACCACAGGCTCTATGTGGAGGGAGGTGCCCTATGCGGGTCaggaatttaaaaagttatcgGGAGTTCCGCATTTTCTGTGGGCGTTAGGTGGAGACcatcaaatttatgtttatgtgcATGGACTGGATATACCCATAAGGGTTGTGGAGGAATCTTATGAGAATGAA AGGTGGTTACCAATTGAAGGATTTTGCAGCAGACTTTTACCAACTGATAGATTCAGATATTCTAATGCTGATGGAACAGTAAATAGATCCattgataaaataactttacCATCTATGGCATGGCAATGGGAAGGCAAATGGAAAATTGAACTGACCCTAGATGGACAACCTTTGGATCATGATGGTTGGACTTATGCAGTTGATTTCCCTGCCCAATATTACCCAAAGAAACAATGGAAAAGTTGTGTTAGGAGGAGATTATGGACTAGGTCCAGGAGATACAGTGCAATGAATACATGGTGTGCTATTGCACCACTACATCAAGATGCTACAAGT GAACCATTTATTGATGTTTCCATAGGAGGTCAAAGGGTTGCAGGAGCTGCTCCTGGAACTATGCTAGTTTGGGCTGTAACATCTCATAACAGG GTGATGTTCCGTACGGGTGTGTCAGAAAAATCACCTGAGGGTGCCAGATGGAACCACATTCAAACACCAATTGGCTGCGAAGTAAATCAAATAAGTGTAGGCCCCAGTGGTTTGGTGTGGGCAGCCGTGTTGGACGGAAGAGCGCTGGTTAGAACGGGGGTTACCAGAGACAACTTGCAAGGCGATAACTGGGTAGAAGTCCGAAGTCCCGGTGAAAATCTTCGACTGTCCCAGATATCAGTCGGTACTTGTGCCGTGTGGGCAATTACCCACGACAAACAAGTCTGGTTTCG aAAGGGAATAAAAGGCGAAGGCGCCGGTGTTAGCGAAGAAATGGCTGCCGGTTGTGGTTGGGTACAGATGGTGGGCCGAATGGCACAAATCTCAACCGCCGCCAACGATCAGGTCTTCGCTGTCGGAGCCGATGACCGTCTAGTTTACCATCGCACCGGAGTCTGTTCCGAGGACTTGACCGGAAAAAGATGGAGGGCATTACACGCCCCCTTACAAGTCAGCAGGGCTAGTAGCAACGCTAGTTTGAATAGAGATAAGTTCCACCGCAGCTTGAATACCTTG caAAGCAGGCCGAGCAGCATGATTGAACAGTCGAACATATCAGAGCTTGAAGAACAGTCGCATTCGGCTCCGCTTGGGCCCACGTCTTTGCCAGTAGGTGACCTCGCCTCCAAATTCGAAACACAACCTAGACATCCAAAAACCTGGAGCCCAGTTCAGTCCGTCGGTTCGATTGTTGGTACCGAAGCTCATCCTGAGTGTGACGAGAGTGTTTGGAGTGAGTCTAGCAGAGATTCGTGTATCTTTACCGAGGACGAAGAATTAG gtTGGGCGGAATACGAAGCTCCCTGGTCCTGGGTGGAAGCTGGAGCGTGTACAGTCGACTCCTTACAGTTGCCAAACTGGTTCGCCGATTCTGGTTCAGGAAACGGTCACTTAGAGTTGGAACAATCTTGGCGGGTTAAAATACTGGAAGAACTTAAGAACAG TGCGATGAAAATCAACGCATACACACATTACGAGCAAGCCATTGACACCACCTCCTGGAAGCATTGTGGTGAAGCAAGAGTTAGTTTAGGGAATGGCCCATTTATTGACTGCATTATACAACTTGAATGGGTCCAGACCACTGGGACTTTAACCGTATTAAACGTAGATGGAGGAGCTACTGCAATA ATATCTTTAACACTGGGGGATGTAAATTGTGTACAATTATGTAGCGAACCCGGCAGTCCCCGATTGGCTGTATACGTAGCTAGAAACAACCCTTCTTATATTAGGTTTCAATTCGCCAGTGATACTCAACTAGAAGAGTGGCAAGCGCATTTCGCAACGACCTGTGGAAAAATACATCAAGTAGTGGGTAAACCTAGTGAAGAAAGCGTCTGGGCTATTTCTCAGCTAGGCGACGTTTTTATGTGGGATCCGACAGAAATTGAGTCGAATCAGCTTCGAGAAGATGAGTGTTATATGCAAAAATGGGACTTAAGCGGCAAGGAAAGCCCCTACAAAGTTAAATTACATACTGGTTGTATTCCAGGCACAAAAATTACTCTCACAGGATGTGTTGGAGATGATGCTGATAGATTAG CTTTTAATTTGGACGCGGAATCCACGTATAAACATCGTCATAAGAACCACACTGAATTGGAAAACACTGTTTTCCATTTCAATCCACGATTTAATCATGGTTATGTTGTTAGAAATTCATTAATAGAGGGAAAATGGGGCGCGGAAGAAATTGATGGTCCAATGCCTTTCCAAAAag gtCAAGAATTTAAACTGTGCATAGAAACCACAGAAGATGCCTTCGTAGTATACGTAGACGATAAAAAGTTCACATTATTCCGCCATCGTTTACCACCACATTCTGCCTCATATTTTAGCTTTTGGGGTAAACTCCAACCTTTCAGACTAGTCATATATTGCCCAGAAATCATACTTAATCCAACCGACATGTATTGGAGACAAATAGGTGGTCACTTGAGGAGAGTAGAAACGTGTAAGGTTGGTGTTACTTGGGGAGTGGGATACGATCACACTCCTTGGGTGTACACTGGCGGTTGGGGTGGAGGATTTTTAGGTACGTTGGATAGTCAAAACGTCCATCCGATGACTGATACTCAGGATTATAAAGTATATGAAAACCAAAGATGGAATCCTGTAACTGGCTATACATCTGCAG ggTTACCAACTGACAGATATATGTGGAGTGACTCAACAGGCAAACAGAAACGCACTCGGGAGCAAGTCAAACTGTTGTCCATGCGATGGCAGTGGCTTTCCGATTGGATGACTGATTTTCACGTACCGGGAGGTGTGGACAGTGATGGGTGGCAGTACGCAGTAGATTTTCCCGCAAGTTATCATGCCAACAAACAATTCACAGACTATGTAAGGCGACGTAGGTGGTACAGGAGATGTGCGGTTGCTACTACAGGTCCTTGGCAAGAGTTGGGACATACAAAACTTTTGGACTTATGTCTGGAACCTGTGGAAGACTTTGCTGATACCAAAATAGCTTTATGGGCTCTAGCGTCCGGCGGACAGGCTGTGGTGCGGGTGGGTGTGAGCAAAAGCAATCCGATG GGACATGTTTGGGAACACGTGACTTCAGATCAAGCACTTTGCAGCATTAGTTGTGGACCCTACAAGCAAGTATGGGCCGTTGGTAGAAAGGGTTGTGCCTTCTATCGTTTAGGTATAACCGATGATAAACTTGAAGGAGAGGCATGGAAGTGCATTGAGCCTCCTAGCGGTGCTCaacttaaacaaatttcagttAACAGTATTGGCGTGTGGGCGGTCGATCATCATGGCAGGTTGTACGTTAGGAAAGAGATCAATCAGACATTCCCTGAAGGTTCCCATTGGCAATTAATCAGTATTGATCCACCCGTATTGA GCGCGGCCCCCAATTCTACTGGATTTAAGCATGTTAGTGTAGGCAAAAAAGAAGTTTGGGCAGTCACGAATGGTGGAGCCATGGTTAGACGCCTTGGAATTTGTGCTACAAATCCTGCTGGTTCTGGTTGGGACATAGGTATATCA GGAAATTGGCAGCAAGTGAGTGTCAAggcctttaattaa
- the LOC109594173 gene encoding galectin-8, with protein sequence MGHNSWVHCDEARVSFGNDPFIECIVQLKWVQDNGTLTVSNLDGTITRIIFLTSGDVNCLKICDEGNYSHLLVCVDTNKRPYIRFQFDSDDLLERWQAQFARISGKMDQVVAKSNEENIKQISQQTWDYDHPKRPFKVKLPTNFIPGTKFIFTGCAADDAIRMDFDFYEEHSEDIIFHFNPRFHEDRVVRNGRIKGSWGEEEVGGRMPFKNGKPFKVSIEATEDAFVAYVDDKLFTTFHHRAPPHSIGYFGLEGKVQPYQLIISRSPGHIANTTEIERN encoded by the exons ATGGGGCACAACTCATGGGTACATTGTGATGAAGCTAGAGTTAGTTTCGGTAATGACCCATTTATTGAATGTATTGTACAACTTAAATGGGTTCAGGATAATGGGACTTTGACTGTATCAAACCTAGACGGAACAATCACTAGAATC atttttttgaCATCGGGTGATGTAAATTGCTTGAAGATTTGTGACGAAGGCAATTACTCTCACTTGCTTGTTTGCGTAGATACAAATAAACGTCCTTATATTAGATTTCAATTCGACAGTGATGATCTACTGGAGAGATGGCAAGCACAGTTCGCAAGGATTTCTGGAAAAATGGATCAAGTAGTCGCTAAATCCAATGAAGAGAACATCAAGCAGATTTCTCAACAAACATGGGATTATGACCACCCAAAAAGaccatttaaagtaaaattacctacaaattttattccaggcacaaaatttatttttactggtTGTGCTGCGGATGACGCTATTAGAATGG ACTTTGATTTTTACGAAGAACATAGTGAAGACATCATTTTCCATTTCAATCCACGATTTCATGAGGACCGTGTTGTAAGAAATGGAAGAATAAAAGGAAGTTGGGGCGAGGAGGAAGTCGGAGGACGaatgccttttaaaaatg gtAAACCATTTAAAGTGAGCATAGAAGCAACAGAGGATGCCTTTGTAGCATACGTGGatgataaattattcacaACATTCCACCACCGCGCACCACCGCATTCTATCGGATATTTTGGTTTGGAGGGTAAAGTCCAACCTTATCAACTGATCATATCCCGTAGCCCTGGACACATAGCTAATACAACagaaattgaaagaaattaa